Proteins co-encoded in one Christiangramia fulva genomic window:
- a CDS encoding MarR family winged helix-turn-helix transcriptional regulator — protein MNIEEYIKTSDKLPESRKLVLNLIVTANYISEKIAEALKPYGVSNQQFNVLRILRGQKGKPANLCTIQERMVSKMSNTTRLVDKLVDKGLSERIVCPSNRRKVEIRITEKGLDLLSQIDAVIDEVENDFANKINEKEKESLNLKLNELRS, from the coding sequence ATGAATATTGAAGAATATATTAAAACAAGCGATAAACTGCCCGAATCCAGAAAATTGGTGTTAAACCTTATTGTAACGGCTAACTATATAAGCGAAAAAATCGCTGAAGCCCTCAAGCCTTATGGTGTAAGTAATCAGCAGTTTAATGTTTTAAGGATTCTCAGGGGTCAGAAGGGAAAACCGGCGAACCTCTGCACCATTCAGGAAAGAATGGTAAGCAAGATGAGCAATACGACAAGATTAGTAGACAAACTGGTAGATAAAGGGCTAAGCGAAAGAATTGTATGCCCTTCAAACAGACGAAAAGTGGAGATCAGGATTACCGAAAAGGGTCTTGACCTGCTGTCTCAAATAGATGCTGTGATCGACGAGGTCGAAAATGACTTCGCGAACAAAATAAATGAAAAAGAAAAAGAATCACTAAACCTAAAACTCAATGAACTTAGAAGTTAA
- a CDS encoding rhodanese-like domain-containing protein — protein MKDLSQEEWQKKLQEDEKAVILDVRTQEEVDEGYIPEAKNIDIYKGQGFINEVEKLDKSKHYYIYCRSGKRSAQACSLLDQMGFEETYNLLGGFSEWEGETIED, from the coding sequence ATGAAAGATCTAAGCCAGGAAGAATGGCAAAAAAAGCTGCAAGAAGATGAAAAAGCCGTAATTCTTGACGTTCGTACTCAGGAAGAAGTTGACGAAGGTTACATTCCTGAAGCAAAGAATATCGATATTTATAAGGGCCAGGGTTTTATCAATGAAGTGGAAAAACTGGACAAATCAAAACATTATTATATTTATTGCCGCTCGGGAAAAAGAAGTGCTCAGGCCTGTTCCCTGTTAGACCAAATGGGTTTTGAAGAAACCTATAATTTATTAGGTGGTTTCTCTGAATGGGAAGGAGAAACAATTGAAGACTAA
- a CDS encoding MDR family MFS transporter: MQQEENSLVEYGFRRVIITVTAIMCALLEIIDTTIVNVALNDMRGSLGATLTDIAWVITAYAIANVIIIPMTSWLSKQFGRRNYFAASIILFTVASFLCGNATNIWELVLFRFIQGMGGGALLVTAQTIITESYPVAKRGMAQAIYGMGVIVGPTLGPPLGGYIVDHFSWPYIFYINIPIGIIATALTIAFVRSPKYGEKLKAYQVDWWGIILLASFIGSLQFVLEHGQQDDWFQDSLILTLSLVSLFGFILFIWRELVYEHPIVNLRVLRDGNLRIGTILTFILGFGLFGSTFIIPIYTQSILGWTATDAGLLLIPSSITTGLMMPIIGKLLERGISHKYLAAAGFAIFFLYSLWMYTLMTPDTGSELMFWPLVVRGVGLGLLFVPITTLSLSTLHGKDIGDGAAFTGMMRQLGGSFGIAIITTMISRLNQQHRVDLIPNISGISFKVQQRIEGLKQMFMSKGFSANEALDRAHEVLNMSILKQSTVLSYMDIFLYLGLLFLCCVPFVLMINKKKQNRALN; this comes from the coding sequence ATGCAGCAGGAAGAAAACAGCCTGGTAGAATATGGTTTTAGAAGGGTAATTATTACAGTTACCGCAATCATGTGTGCTCTTCTTGAGATCATAGACACCACCATTGTAAATGTTGCGCTTAATGATATGCGGGGAAGCCTTGGTGCTACTCTTACTGATATCGCCTGGGTGATCACCGCTTATGCGATCGCCAATGTGATCATTATCCCCATGACAAGCTGGCTTTCCAAGCAATTTGGCCGGCGAAATTATTTTGCTGCGTCGATTATCCTTTTTACTGTTGCTTCTTTCCTTTGCGGAAATGCGACAAACATTTGGGAGCTTGTTCTTTTCAGATTTATCCAGGGTATGGGAGGAGGTGCCTTACTGGTAACGGCTCAAACGATCATTACTGAAAGTTATCCGGTGGCAAAAAGAGGTATGGCCCAGGCTATCTACGGAATGGGAGTTATTGTAGGGCCTACTCTTGGTCCTCCTTTGGGAGGCTATATTGTAGACCATTTTTCCTGGCCTTATATTTTCTATATCAATATTCCTATCGGAATCATTGCCACTGCTTTAACGATTGCTTTTGTGCGTAGTCCGAAGTATGGAGAAAAACTGAAAGCCTATCAGGTGGACTGGTGGGGAATTATCTTACTGGCCTCCTTCATTGGTTCTTTACAATTTGTTCTGGAACACGGGCAGCAGGATGATTGGTTCCAGGATTCGCTTATTCTTACACTAAGCCTGGTTTCCCTTTTCGGATTTATTCTTTTCATTTGGAGGGAGCTGGTTTATGAACATCCTATTGTGAACCTGAGGGTGCTTCGGGATGGAAACCTGCGTATTGGAACCATTCTCACTTTTATCTTAGGATTTGGTCTTTTTGGATCTACTTTTATAATTCCCATTTATACACAGTCTATTCTGGGATGGACGGCGACAGACGCCGGTTTACTATTGATACCAAGTTCGATTACCACGGGATTGATGATGCCGATCATCGGAAAATTACTGGAAAGAGGAATTTCCCATAAATATCTTGCAGCAGCAGGTTTCGCCATCTTCTTTCTTTACAGTTTATGGATGTATACCCTTATGACTCCCGACACAGGTTCTGAACTGATGTTTTGGCCGCTGGTAGTGCGGGGTGTGGGACTTGGACTGTTGTTTGTGCCCATTACCACCTTATCCCTTTCCACTTTACACGGAAAGGATATTGGCGACGGCGCTGCCTTTACCGGTATGATGCGACAGTTAGGAGGTTCCTTTGGAATTGCGATTATCACTACCATGATATCGCGGCTGAATCAACAGCATCGGGTGGACCTAATTCCAAATATTAGCGGGATCAGTTTTAAGGTACAGCAGCGAATCGAAGGTTTAAAGCAAATGTTCATGAGCAAAGGTTTCAGTGCAAATGAAGCCCTGGATAGGGCACACGAAGTTTTGAATATGAGTATTTTAAAACAAAGTACCGTTCTATCTTATATGGATATTTTCTTATACCTGGGACTTTTGTTCTTGTGCTGTGTACCTTTTGTTTTAATGATCAATAAGAAAAAACAGAACAGGGCTTTAAACTAA
- a CDS encoding NAD(P)H-dependent oxidoreductase, producing the protein MNLEVKNKSAYIENLYWRYATKKFNTAKEVQEKDFEKILESLQLSASSYGLQPYEIFVIKDQETREKLRTAAWNQSQITDSSYLIVFANYSKIEESHIDNYLDNIAKTRKKSREDLAGMEKMLKNTILAMSAEEQQIWASKQTYIALGNLLSATANFRIDACPMEGFDNKLFDEILGLDKMNLTSSVIATIGYRSEDDLLQYQEKVRKNRADLFHFI; encoded by the coding sequence ATGAACTTAGAAGTTAAAAACAAGAGTGCCTATATTGAAAATCTTTACTGGCGCTATGCCACCAAGAAATTTAATACTGCAAAGGAAGTACAGGAAAAAGACTTTGAAAAAATCCTGGAAAGCTTGCAATTATCTGCTTCTTCTTATGGTCTTCAACCCTATGAAATATTCGTTATTAAAGATCAGGAAACAAGGGAGAAACTAAGAACTGCCGCATGGAACCAGTCCCAGATTACCGATTCTTCCTATTTGATCGTTTTTGCCAATTACAGCAAAATTGAAGAATCGCATATCGATAATTACCTCGATAATATTGCAAAAACCCGGAAAAAATCAAGAGAAGATCTTGCAGGCATGGAAAAGATGTTGAAAAACACCATTCTGGCAATGAGTGCAGAAGAGCAACAGATCTGGGCATCGAAACAAACCTATATAGCTTTGGGAAATTTATTATCTGCAACAGCTAACTTCAGAATCGATGCCTGCCCTATGGAAGGTTTCGATAATAAACTATTCGATGAAATCCTTGGATTGGATAAAATGAATCTGACTTCTTCGGTGATCGCCACCATTGGCTACCGAAGTGAAGACGATTTACTTCAATATCAGGAGAAAGTAAGAAAAAACAGGGCAGACCTGTTTCATTTTATATAA
- a CDS encoding S8 family serine peptidase: MKLNSLKMLVVAVFTSTLIVSCSQEPTETVVNKSTPAEAISDPDIIPGQYIVVFNTNVTGNEAKAMANYSKSQELVKSKTALMIQDAGINAEILSVYSKTINGALLKMDAKQADMLSKRKEVSYVEKDRLVVLAPPCGTPMNPCSGGGGGTGGSSGQQKPYGITRVNGGATYTGSHVAWIIDTGIDLDHEDLNVDASRGFNAFTSGRDSKSLDDGNGHGTHVSGTIAAIDNGVGVVGVAAGATVIPVKVLDSRGSGSYSGVIAGVDWVAGNGNSGDVANMSLGGPVSDALDQAVKDAAATGVKFALAAGNETDDANNHSPARANGTNIYTISAMDNKDVYAYFSNYGNPPIDYCAPGVNILSCWKDGGYNTISGTSMAAPHAAGVLLWGNPSSDGTVSGDPDGTKNGGVGYADPIIYHQ; encoded by the coding sequence ATGAAATTGAACTCGCTGAAAATGCTAGTGGTTGCTGTGTTTACATCCACTCTCATAGTTTCTTGTAGTCAGGAACCGACCGAAACGGTAGTCAATAAATCTACTCCGGCAGAAGCTATTTCCGATCCGGATATTATTCCTGGACAATATATTGTTGTTTTTAATACCAATGTAACAGGAAATGAAGCCAAGGCAATGGCAAATTATAGTAAATCACAAGAACTTGTGAAATCTAAGACGGCACTAATGATACAGGATGCCGGAATTAATGCTGAAATACTTTCTGTATACAGTAAAACCATCAATGGTGCGCTTTTAAAAATGGATGCTAAACAAGCTGATATGCTTAGCAAACGAAAAGAAGTTTCATATGTTGAAAAGGACAGGCTTGTTGTTTTAGCTCCTCCTTGTGGAACCCCTATGAATCCGTGTAGCGGAGGAGGTGGTGGAACAGGGGGAAGTTCCGGGCAACAGAAACCATATGGAATAACCCGTGTAAATGGTGGAGCTACCTACACGGGAAGCCATGTGGCATGGATTATAGATACTGGTATCGATTTAGATCACGAAGACCTGAATGTAGATGCGAGCAGAGGTTTCAATGCCTTTACCTCTGGAAGAGATTCTAAATCTTTAGATGATGGTAATGGTCACGGAACACATGTTTCCGGTACCATAGCAGCGATCGACAATGGAGTAGGTGTTGTGGGAGTTGCTGCCGGAGCTACTGTAATTCCTGTAAAAGTTCTGGATAGTCGAGGTAGCGGATCTTACTCAGGTGTGATTGCCGGTGTTGACTGGGTTGCTGGAAACGGGAATTCTGGAGACGTAGCTAACATGTCGCTAGGAGGACCTGTGTCAGATGCGCTTGACCAGGCGGTAAAAGATGCAGCTGCAACTGGGGTAAAATTTGCCCTTGCAGCAGGTAATGAAACCGATGATGCAAATAATCATTCTCCTGCCAGAGCTAACGGAACTAATATTTATACCATTTCTGCAATGGATAATAAGGATGTATACGCTTACTTTTCAAATTATGGAAATCCGCCAATTGATTACTGTGCTCCCGGAGTAAATATTCTGTCCTGCTGGAAAGATGGGGGGTATAATACCATTAGTGGTACTTCCATGGCTGCACCACATGCTGCCGGAGTGCTATTGTGGGGAAATCCGTCTTCAGATGGAACAGTAAGCGGGGACCCAGATGGAACTAAAAATGGAGGTGTAGGATATGCAGATCCTATAATTTATCACCAATAA
- the trpC gene encoding indole-3-glycerol phosphate synthase TrpC — protein sequence MNILDKIVADKRKEVALKKSLIPESQLKKSVLFNRNVKSLAESLKNSASGIIAEHKRRSPSKAVINQSLNVQDVVRGYENAGAAGISVLTDGKYFGGSLDDLLLARASVKIPILRKEFMIDEYQILEAKAHGADAILLIAAVLSKEELQKLANSAKDLGLDILLEVHNEEELEKSAGIPADMIGVNNRNLKTFEVSTENSKKLAKLIPDGIVKVSESGISNPEVISDLRDYGYEGFLIGENFMKTQNPGDAAIHFIEKLKTAITR from the coding sequence ATGAATATTCTCGATAAAATAGTAGCTGATAAGAGGAAAGAAGTCGCACTGAAAAAGTCGTTGATTCCAGAGTCACAACTCAAAAAATCAGTTCTTTTTAACCGGAACGTGAAGTCACTGGCTGAAAGTCTGAAAAATTCCGCTTCGGGAATCATCGCCGAGCACAAACGAAGATCTCCTTCCAAAGCGGTGATCAATCAAAGCCTGAATGTTCAGGATGTGGTGAGGGGTTATGAAAATGCGGGTGCCGCTGGTATTTCTGTTTTAACGGACGGAAAATATTTCGGGGGTTCACTTGATGACCTGTTGCTGGCAAGAGCTTCGGTAAAAATTCCTATTTTGAGAAAGGAATTCATGATAGACGAATATCAGATCCTGGAGGCAAAAGCACACGGTGCCGATGCTATTTTGCTGATCGCCGCGGTACTTTCAAAAGAAGAATTACAAAAACTGGCAAATTCGGCTAAAGATCTCGGTCTCGATATTTTACTGGAAGTTCACAATGAGGAAGAACTGGAAAAATCGGCAGGAATTCCGGCAGATATGATCGGCGTAAATAACCGAAATTTAAAGACTTTTGAAGTAAGTACCGAAAACAGTAAAAAACTGGCAAAGCTTATTCCTGATGGAATCGTAAAGGTTTCGGAAAGCGGGATCAGCAATCCGGAAGTGATCTCCGATTTAAGGGATTATGGTTACGAAGGATTCCTGATCGGTGAGAATTTCATGAAAACCCAGAATCCCGGTGATGCCGCCATTCATTTTATTGAAAAACTAAAAACTGCCATAACCAGATGA
- a CDS encoding anthranilate synthase component I family protein codes for MFKLNTKYKKILADTTTPVSIYLKLRDRYPNSLLLESSDYHASDNSFSYICCNPIASFKLENGEITETFPDGSKKVSTPGEHASVPEAIQQFSSNFETDESPFKFINNGIFGYIAYDAVTYFEKVDIAKKEKDLDIPDIFYAVYQNIIAINHFKNEAYIFDHSYKNEDRIDEIEQLLKVKNFASYNFTSEGTTTSNLTDHEYLNMVKMAKEHCHRGDVFQLVLSRRFSQRFKGDEFNVYRALRNVNPSPYLFYFDYGNFKIFGSSPEAQLIVQDGRAEIHPIAGTFKRTGNDEQDAELAKKLSADTKENSEHVMLVDLARNDLSRNGSEVKVETYREVQFFSHVIHLVSKVTAKIDKNAVTPQIVADTFPAGTLSGAPKPMALKLIEKIENVNRSAYGGAIGFMDFNGNFNHAIVIRSFVSKNHELHYQAGAGIVSESQPENELQEVYNKLGALTRALEIAEEI; via the coding sequence ATGTTCAAATTAAACACCAAATACAAAAAGATCCTTGCCGACACTACCACGCCGGTGAGCATTTATTTAAAACTCCGCGATCGCTATCCCAACAGCCTTCTTCTTGAAAGTAGCGACTATCACGCCAGCGACAATAGTTTTTCGTACATCTGTTGCAATCCCATCGCTTCTTTTAAGCTTGAAAATGGGGAAATAACCGAAACTTTTCCTGACGGAAGTAAAAAAGTCTCTACTCCAGGCGAGCATGCATCAGTTCCTGAAGCCATTCAACAGTTTTCTTCAAATTTTGAAACCGATGAATCTCCCTTCAAATTCATAAACAATGGGATCTTCGGCTATATCGCTTATGACGCGGTTACCTATTTTGAAAAAGTCGATATCGCCAAAAAGGAAAAAGATCTGGATATTCCTGACATTTTTTACGCGGTCTATCAGAACATCATCGCGATCAATCATTTTAAAAATGAAGCCTATATTTTCGACCATAGTTATAAAAATGAAGACAGGATAGATGAAATTGAACAACTCCTGAAGGTTAAGAATTTCGCTTCCTATAATTTCACCAGCGAAGGCACAACTACCTCAAACCTCACCGACCACGAATACCTTAATATGGTAAAAATGGCAAAGGAGCATTGTCATCGAGGCGACGTTTTTCAGCTTGTACTTTCCAGAAGGTTTTCCCAGAGATTTAAAGGAGACGAATTCAATGTATATCGCGCTCTCCGAAATGTGAACCCCTCTCCCTATCTCTTTTATTTTGACTACGGAAACTTTAAGATCTTCGGAAGCTCTCCCGAAGCACAACTCATTGTTCAGGATGGCCGGGCAGAAATTCACCCCATTGCCGGCACTTTTAAAAGAACTGGGAATGATGAACAGGATGCCGAACTGGCTAAAAAACTTTCGGCAGATACCAAGGAAAATTCAGAACACGTCATGCTGGTCGACCTTGCCCGGAATGATCTAAGCCGAAATGGAAGCGAGGTGAAGGTAGAAACCTATCGTGAGGTTCAGTTTTTCTCCCATGTGATCCACCTGGTGAGCAAAGTCACTGCAAAAATTGATAAAAATGCGGTCACGCCACAAATTGTAGCCGATACTTTTCCTGCTGGAACGCTCAGTGGCGCTCCAAAACCCATGGCCTTAAAACTGATTGAAAAAATTGAAAATGTAAACCGAAGTGCCTACGGCGGCGCCATTGGTTTCATGGATTTCAACGGAAATTTCAACCACGCCATCGTGATCAGGTCATTCGTAAGCAAAAACCATGAATTGCATTATCAGGCCGGTGCGGGAATCGTTTCAGAATCACAACCCGAAAACGAATTACAGGAAGTATATAACAAACTGGGCGCTCTCACCCGCGCCCTTGAAATAGCTGAAGAAATATGA
- a CDS encoding anthranilate synthase component II: MKILVIDNYDSFVYNLVHYLEELDCEVTVRRNDQLNLEDVKEYDKILLSPGPGIPDEAGLLKPIIKEYAATKSILGVCLGMQAIGEVFGGKLINLDEVYHGVATGIELFVDDEYLFEGLEKNLQVGRYHSWVVEKKLPASLQATSYDEKGEIMSLRHKEFDVRGVQFHPESVLTPEGKKMIQNWVKGPTHKLPEEEDKRTRANA; encoded by the coding sequence ATGAAAATTTTAGTAATAGATAACTACGATTCCTTCGTGTATAACCTGGTGCACTATCTTGAGGAACTGGATTGTGAGGTGACGGTTCGTAGAAATGACCAGTTAAACCTTGAGGACGTGAAAGAATATGATAAAATTTTATTGTCCCCGGGGCCGGGAATTCCTGATGAGGCCGGACTTTTAAAACCAATTATTAAAGAATATGCCGCTACCAAAAGCATTTTGGGCGTTTGCCTCGGGATGCAGGCAATTGGTGAAGTCTTTGGCGGGAAACTTATCAATCTCGACGAGGTTTACCACGGAGTTGCTACCGGCATAGAACTTTTTGTTGATGATGAATATTTATTTGAAGGCCTTGAAAAGAACCTTCAGGTAGGCCGATATCATTCGTGGGTTGTCGAAAAAAAGTTACCAGCTTCTCTTCAGGCTACGAGTTATGATGAAAAAGGAGAAATAATGTCACTGCGACATAAAGAATTTGATGTTCGTGGCGTCCAGTTCCACCCTGAATCTGTTTTAACTCCTGAAGGAAAAAAAATGATTCAGAACTGGGTCAAAGGCCCCACACATAAACTTCCCGAAGAGGAGGATAAAAGAACCCGGGCAAACGCCTGA
- the trpD gene encoding anthranilate phosphoribosyltransferase, whose amino-acid sequence MKELLNRLINHETISREEAKQVIFNISEGKYSEMQIAAFLTVYMMRSVTIEELEGFRDALLELCIHVDLSEFDPVDLCGTGGDSKNTFNISTTSSFVTAGAGVKVAKHGNYGVSSVSGSSNVMESLGIKFSSDESFLKKCIEEANICILHAPLFHPAMKNVAPVRKGLAVKTFFNMLGPMVNPAFPKNQLVGVFSLEMARMYAYLYQNTDKNYTILHALDGYDEISLTGETKCIRNNSESMLKPSDFGVSELKAEEIAGGGSVESSAEILVSILKGEGSEAQTNVVCANAGMAIATSRNLGAKEGFEQAREAISNGKAYQSFKKLQELSKI is encoded by the coding sequence ATGAAAGAACTTTTAAACAGACTCATCAATCACGAAACCATAAGCCGCGAAGAAGCGAAACAGGTGATCTTTAATATTTCTGAAGGAAAATATTCTGAAATGCAGATCGCCGCTTTTCTTACCGTTTATATGATGCGCAGTGTGACCATTGAAGAACTTGAGGGTTTTCGAGATGCCCTGCTGGAATTGTGCATTCATGTAGATCTTTCAGAATTTGACCCGGTGGATCTTTGCGGGACCGGTGGCGACAGTAAAAATACTTTCAATATTTCAACTACCTCTTCATTTGTAACGGCTGGTGCGGGGGTAAAAGTGGCAAAACATGGCAATTACGGCGTTTCTTCGGTAAGCGGAAGTTCCAACGTCATGGAATCCCTAGGTATCAAATTCAGCAGCGATGAAAGTTTTCTAAAAAAATGTATCGAGGAGGCCAATATTTGCATTTTACACGCTCCGCTTTTTCATCCGGCAATGAAAAATGTGGCCCCGGTTCGAAAAGGCCTGGCCGTAAAGACCTTTTTCAATATGCTCGGCCCAATGGTGAATCCGGCTTTTCCAAAAAATCAGCTCGTGGGCGTATTCAGCCTTGAAATGGCGCGAATGTATGCGTATCTTTACCAGAACACCGATAAAAATTATACTATTTTGCACGCCCTTGATGGTTATGATGAGATTTCCCTTACGGGCGAAACAAAATGTATTCGGAATAATTCAGAAAGTATGCTGAAACCTTCAGATTTTGGTGTTTCTGAATTAAAAGCTGAAGAAATAGCCGGTGGAGGTTCTGTGGAAAGTTCCGCGGAAATACTTGTTTCCATTCTGAAAGGTGAAGGTTCCGAGGCTCAGACCAATGTGGTTTGTGCCAATGCCGGAATGGCAATCGCCACTTCCAGAAACCTGGGAGCAAAAGAAGGATTTGAACAGGCCCGGGAAGCAATTAGTAATGGAAAAGCTTACCAAAGCTTTAAAAAATTACAGGAATTAAGTAAAATTTGA
- a CDS encoding outer membrane beta-barrel protein, translated as MNKSYYLLIVGLFLVSITHAQEFSFGIKAGANYVMGGQITGISSNGLYFDGTVEADPKIGFHGGAFFELRYKKFLLRPEFIYSSMETEFPFPKATSVYSVSKISVPLLFGYNIWGPIDIYAGPAYQNTLDSSLEGTEPPDQVIVAQNTPLAAQAGIKARLGRLEIDLRYDRSLATAESMDIDIVNSDYGINRARFDDTRLNQILLSLSLKIFDSEANGGRRRGGGCYF; from the coding sequence ATGAACAAATCTTACTATCTACTTATCGTTGGATTATTCCTTGTATCAATAACTCATGCCCAGGAGTTCAGTTTCGGAATAAAAGCAGGAGCGAATTATGTCATGGGTGGACAGATAACGGGGATAAGTTCTAATGGACTTTATTTCGACGGGACTGTTGAAGCCGATCCAAAAATTGGCTTTCACGGCGGAGCTTTCTTCGAATTAAGATATAAGAAATTCCTTCTTCGTCCCGAATTTATCTATAGTTCCATGGAAACTGAATTTCCTTTTCCTAAGGCAACCTCTGTTTATTCGGTGAGTAAAATTAGTGTTCCATTATTATTTGGATATAATATTTGGGGACCCATAGATATTTATGCCGGCCCTGCCTATCAAAATACTCTGGATTCTTCTTTGGAAGGCACCGAACCCCCAGACCAGGTAATAGTCGCTCAAAATACTCCACTCGCCGCCCAGGCGGGAATTAAAGCCAGATTGGGTAGATTGGAAATTGACCTGCGATATGACAGGTCTTTGGCAACCGCAGAATCTATGGATATAGATATCGTCAACAGCGATTATGGAATAAACCGTGCGCGTTTTGATGATACGCGCCTTAATCAGATTCTCCTAAGTCTTAGCTTGAAAATATTTGATAGTGAAGCGAATGGAGGCAGAAGGCGTGGCGGAGGCTGTTATTTCTAA
- a CDS encoding YceI family protein, with the protein MKSKFLKGGIASVILLTTVAFTSTKREVRVEESTIEWTGEKVTGSHNGTIKLQKGHFIFEDDEIVGGEFIMDMSSIKVTDLEGEYRQKLEGHLKSEDFFGVEKYPTAKLVITNAAKKANNVYGIVGDLTIKEETHPVTFDLKLNDDNTATTKLTIDRSKYNVRYGSGSFFDNLGDKTIYDNFDLDVNLKL; encoded by the coding sequence ATGAAAAGCAAATTTTTAAAAGGCGGAATTGCCTCAGTAATTCTATTAACAACTGTAGCATTTACTTCAACAAAAAGAGAAGTTAGAGTTGAAGAAAGCACCATAGAATGGACCGGTGAAAAAGTAACCGGCTCCCATAACGGAACCATCAAACTTCAAAAAGGACATTTTATTTTTGAAGATGATGAAATAGTTGGCGGAGAATTCATTATGGACATGAGTTCAATTAAAGTTACCGACCTTGAAGGTGAATACAGGCAAAAACTGGAAGGGCATTTAAAATCTGAAGATTTCTTCGGGGTTGAGAAATATCCTACTGCCAAACTGGTGATCACCAACGCTGCCAAAAAAGCTAATAATGTATACGGTATTGTTGGAGATCTAACCATTAAGGAAGAAACACATCCCGTAACCTTTGATCTTAAGCTGAACGATGATAACACTGCGACTACTAAATTAACTATAGACCGTTCTAAATACAATGTAAGATACGGTTCTGGAAGCTTTTTCGATAACCTTGGGGACAAAACCATCTACGATAATTTTGATCTTGATGTTAACCTGAAATTGTAA
- a CDS encoding phosphoribosylanthranilate isomerase, whose protein sequence is MKEKTTKEKTLITPASGQSSGLSLKVCGMQQPGNMLQVAEIEPDYMGFIFYDKSPRYFEGELPELPPEIKKTGVFVNASLAEIVKKVSEYNLNAVQLHGEESAAFCKDLRVQLQKMGNTPEIIKVFSVGADFNFQEIKAFEGIVDYFLFDTKGENHGGNGTPFNWEILMDYPSNTPFFLSGGIGPEHGSAISELKNHFFRLGKPGLLYAIDVNSKFELRPGLKKLKELKDFKSQINI, encoded by the coding sequence ATGAAAGAAAAAACTACTAAAGAAAAAACCCTGATCACTCCCGCTTCGGGACAGAGTTCAGGCCTCAGCCTTAAGGTCTGCGGGATGCAACAGCCTGGAAATATGCTCCAGGTTGCAGAAATTGAACCTGATTATATGGGTTTTATTTTTTATGATAAAAGTCCGCGATACTTTGAAGGAGAATTGCCCGAGCTACCTCCGGAGATCAAGAAAACTGGTGTATTTGTAAACGCTTCCCTTGCTGAAATCGTAAAAAAAGTTTCAGAATATAACCTAAACGCGGTACAATTACATGGGGAAGAATCGGCGGCTTTTTGTAAAGATTTGAGGGTTCAGCTTCAAAAAATGGGAAATACACCCGAGATCATTAAAGTTTTTTCGGTGGGTGCAGATTTCAATTTTCAGGAAATTAAAGCTTTTGAAGGCATTGTAGATTATTTCCTTTTTGACACCAAAGGTGAAAATCATGGAGGTAATGGAACTCCTTTCAATTGGGAAATTTTAATGGATTATCCTTCAAATACGCCTTTCTTTTTAAGTGGAGGTATTGGCCCCGAACATGGCAGCGCTATTTCAGAACTGAAAAACCATTTCTTCAGATTAGGAAAACCCGGACTCCTTTACGCCATTGACGTAAACAGCAAATTTGAGTTAAGACCAGGCCTTAAAAAATTAAAAGAATTAAAAGATTTTAAATCTCAGATCAACATATAA